The segment CTCTCAATCATGTAATATTGTTTTTAGTCCAATTCTGTGAGAGGGAAAAAAAACgataatataatttcattttgtGAGTTTGTTACTTTGAATATTCTTGTTACATTCTCTAAATGAGTCAGGGTTGTACACAAATCCTCTGTTTGTAGCACATTGTATGATGTTATTGGTGAGAATCATAGCAAAGCATGATAGGAAGATTCAAGTTTCTTTCTctagtgtttttcttttcttagacATAACAGGTTATTTGTCAATTTCTCTCAGGTATGAGATGGACGTTTGAGACATTTTAGGTAGAGGAGGTACCGATTAGGCTTTAAGTGATAAATAGCTcttgaaaacagaaaaaaaatgttgactCTTTCGTCTTTGATTAGCTCTTGGATATAGTGAGAGTGCTGAATCTTTGGTGTTGAAATCTTAGGTTATGTGCATCTGTAGTTCTGCATCTTCTTATGTAATGTTGCAAAGTTCGAACTTTATAAAAGATTCGTATGGAAATAAGAATTTGATAACCCATCTctggtttgttttggttagaGCTAGTGGGAACTTTTGCGTATTTTGAAGAGCTGTGTACTACATCGATCATGAGTAGTTTGTTTGTATGCGTTAGGGAATTTCTGCTGTTCTGAAAGTTTCATGACCAGATTCGGGTAACAACGATGCAACACggttgaagaagatgatgaactTGTACCCTACTGTGAAAGTGTTTAAAGACGCGTTTTTGCTTGGTATGACTGAGCTAAGATGTGCTGGTTTTGATCTGGACCCGATTCCACTAACAGAATCTTCGTTGGCAACATGCTTTTTTAGATGCTCATCTtatagataaattttatatatattattatgaaatATTGGAATAGAATACGATTAGTACTGGTAATGATTCCAAGTAATCATACGCACGTAAAAGCTTTATATACTGAATGAATCAAGACTTCAAGAGTCACGATCTTTAAACTCTTCCTCGTTCCTTTTGCTTAAGAAGCACATGCATGGAATGGAAGTATGCAACCAAAAATATGATTGTTTGTTTTTCCGATGAACGACAAATCTATAATGccttcattttaaatattttaataatcgtatcaaaaacatatatatatttattttaataattgagTCTATAAACGTCATTTGACTtcaatcaatacaattaaaacagcagccTTTTTTTTGACATCCCCTTAAACTTTCAAAATAATTACAAGTGTGCCAttactatttaatttataattatattgattatttatttaaactaaataacaatattttttaaaaccacTCAACTATAATATTGCCTAACATCACGTATCCTAATCCCTATGTTTGATGCAACACAATATTCACATTTTTTCTGTTTATTGGAAACGTGGGATACATAGtgtacaaatttattttttgttaaaaataataactttgaatttcttttacattaaaagatctaaaaatattgaacaaacaaaatttgaaatcttattcatttaaaatcaatgaattaaacaactaatttgttgttttcttaaataatcaaattaatttaaattaacaCTAAATTTAAgtatctaattaattatattttattaattaatataaaagaatTATTCTTATAGATAGAGTActgaaatatacatatattatataatatatatatatatattaataaaataaatattagtagttaaatattattaatatttagtaaaacgataaaatatgttattattaatatttttatgagtATAGTTTTACGGATTGTTCCAaaacaaacatttaaaatatttatcaaatataaaattaactaaaaaataaaacacatttgAAGTTAGGTTTGAACGTTAAATATTTGTTAGAATACATACTGGATATTTGAATTTGGTATATCACATCCTAAGTTTTATACTGGTAAATTTGTATTACAAATCTTTGATTAAGCATAGAGAGTTTCttattttttcctctttttaCTATAGTTATACAGAACCTCATTCTTTAGATAGCATTCTTGTATATTCTTCTAGCTAATGATcaataaattgaaaatttcatcaaaaaaaattgtattacaAATCaggttcggatataacacaaTGGTTTCTGGATACAGATTATATTGGTTCGGTTTGAAAATGTCTgaagttaaatataaaatttaaaagcaaaacataaataataattatttctttttaaaataattatttaaaataattatttaaaatataaacttattttattatattcaaaatatatatagaactgaatatttgaagtatatatttatgtttcaaatatttatatttatgattaatttgGACATATGGATCAGTTATTCGGATTTTCGgagtttttctgttttttttttgggttattcGTCGTGTTTGAATAATAACACTTTAGATTCGTATATGTTTTATAcctgttttatttttagaccATGTAAAAATTGGAtttcttttggtttgggtttggttcgAACTTCGGGTTACAAATCTTATGCACATGTCtacttaaataaagaaaaaatgcttgtgattatataaattttttgtaaaaaatttcCTAAGCTTTTAAAGCGGGGTCAAATCTAGtatacattattttgttttatccAGAATCATAGTAAACTTCAGATTAAGCCATGACTATTATCCCTTTCCAAATGAGATTTTAACACACATCTTGTGGgttatgtttttgtttctttttttatatttgacatgTAACTGCCATAAAATAATTCCATAGGTTAGCAACAAAAGATGCTTGCGTCCTAAGAAAcgaatcaaaatatatatagtgtttcTTTCAGCTACAgccaaataaattaaaaacgataagaaaaaaaaagtagctGGAAAAAGCCAGAGAAACACACACAGATATAGATGTCGGATCACTTTTCTTGTTCGACCTCTAAACACACAACATAGAAAAAATGAGAAATCAGACATAACTGTATACATACAGGGTCTCTGAAAACAGTGTCTTGTCTCAGTGTCCCACGGAAATAGATGAAATGTGACCCTTCAACATGTCAAACTTGTGTATGTGTTGGTGCGGACCCATCATTGATGCTATCTGGCCTTAATTAATCAGCTACCTGAGAAATCAGATTAAAACTAATTTAGAAATATTAGCAAAGTTAAACTCTATTTATCTAGCTATTAGCATAGATCAGATTGCAGATTACCAGTGTCGAGTCTTGACTGGGAAGAAAGGTCAAGCCAAGAATCTGAACTGTTCTTGTTCTGTGCCCAGTCCTCACCAAAGAAATGATGAATAGACTTCTTTGTTTCCGATGAATCTTTCTCCTCCTCTTTTTGATTTTGATCACTTAGTCTCGATGTGTTTGTCAAGACGGTTCTTGTGGGTTTGTTGAAAATGTCGGCTCCTAAAACGAaacattgttgttgttgatgatgatcttGATgttgagatgatgatgatgaggatgagtATGTGTGATGATGATGACCAGAGCTACTACCGTGGTACGAATCATTCATTGCTGCTGCTAACGCTTGTTGGTGATGGTATGGAGACTCTTGAAAGCTTTTAGAAGCTTCTGGAAAAAGTGTTCTCTCCCCAATCCCTTGAAAGCTTCTGAAATCGTAATTAGAACAAAGATTCTGTTATAATTAAAGAACATCCATGGTTCACAGACTTCTCAAGAATTAAAAAGACAAGACACAGAACCTGAAGTCTTTGTGGTCAGTTTCAGAAGCTAAGACATTGAAGTGAGAAGTAGAAGTGTTTTGATGAAGTGACAAAGCAGAAGCATGCTGAAGAGTTTGTTGCTGTTTAGGTGAAGAAGGATAAGGATAACTATTACTACTACCAGCACCAAACCTACTGTAGAGATCAATgaaaggagatgaagaagaagaagaagacaaggtaGGGCTTATTGGGCTGTCTTTGTTGGGGAAAGAGAGATATGGTGATGTTAAAGGAGCAGTTGTCTGATTCTGATCAAGAGTTTTCTTGGCACGGTTTCTTCCTCTATGCATGTGTTTTTCACAATACTTTGAATCTGGGTGCGCTTCTCTTGAGCATCTCCACTTCTTACCATCTGTTCTTCTGCATCTTCCTGGCTCTGGATCTGGTTTTGTCCCAAATCCCATCTGGTAGCATCCCCACCCAACTGCATCATTCAATTAACCAAGAACCTAAAGTTATAATGATGTTTGATGTAAAACCCTAGTTAAAACCTTAATTGaaatctacaaaaaaataaaaataataataattaagtttaGGGCTTACTGGATTGGTGAGGGATGAGTCTAGAGACCAATGAAGAGTCCAAGCTTCTTCTAATGGAGAAGATGAGTTCAGGAGGGACAGGAACACCTGAGACCATGTACTTGTAAATTAGGGCTTGATGCTCCAGTTCTTGCCATTGTGTTGGTGTAAATGGAGGCCTGTCTGTTGTTCTCCCATTAATTCCACTTTCGTTCATCATCCTTCTTTCTCAGAGTTATGTAGCTTTCTTGATGGAGTCAGAGATTAGCTAGGGTTCCTGAGTTTAGGACAGAGACAGCCAACGAAGACCACTTTTCTGTCACTTTTTCCTCTGGATTGACCTCACTATCTCTCTAAACATATACTCTTCAGATGCAATTTGCATGTACACTAGCTAGCTTCTCCGCCTATCCTTCTTTTATGTATACTTTACTTTTATAGTTAAGGAAGATCAAagttttacataataaatattactaTACTATTAGTCACACTCTATTACCTTAAAAATTGAATTAGGGTTTTTATGgggaattttaaaataaaagtcaaaacaagattttatattcttaatatttaattgaaatatttatttcgCACAACATTCATAAGTAAAAtctaagatatatatataaaatttgtaagatttttttttcaaatgtcaTGAGGACCAGAGTTTTTAAGGAGTTTTGCCATGTTGTGTAAAATCAAAACAACATTAAAATATCCAATATTGTGTAAGTGTTCAAATAGATAGATAGTGAAAAAGAGTGTGGTCCTATAAAGACTGGCAAATCTGAAGAGACTCTCAGGCCCAGTGCTTCTGTTGCTTCTTCTGCAGCACTTGATGCTCTTGTCTCTCTGACTACTTTTTCCTTTCTTCACAAATCACAATCATCTTTAACATTAGACACCcctgtttttttaaaaaaaaatatccatatattgatatatatttgttgtaTGTAATAAAGTGCATTGATTTTTTGGTggcaatcttttttttcttcctttgaGCCGATGCCCTTTTTAATTTAAGCTCTTTCCCAGCACTCAGTACTTCGAGTGCCATTTCCTATACTGAGCCGATGATCTTATTTACATTATCTTTCCTacatttcattattttatttgttacttTGTTGAATTAATCTTCTACAGAAATACTGATCATGACGTCCTAATATATACAACGCTTAAAatacttaatattttgtaaaaaagttTTGCTTACAATCCAGTTTTTACATTTACTTTCTTAATTTCTGTACGTTTTCTTGTTATTGGAAGTAGCTTCCCATTCTGGTCCCTGATTGTAATTTAcaattgttgacaaaaaaagaaaagtaattaCAATTTACATGGTGAGCTATGTAGAAAAACGTGGTGTCGTTCTTTAGGTGTCATAAAATGGTAAATAAGGATGGAAGAAAGGGTGTTTAGATGAGAAGTAGAGAGCATGGAAGAGACCAACCGATAAAGAGGGGGAACTAGGTTTGTTTGGTTGCATCTTGCGGTGAAGTGAAAGTACTTCTGTTCCCCTTTGgaaaaaatgttaaatgttttgtcgttttattaaaaattcgTTCCGGTATTAGTTTTATTGTAGAATAGGAATAAGAAAGAAGAGAGACATGTGAAGAATCAGAAATATTcaggttcaaaaaaaaaaagaatcagaaaTATTCAGAGAGGGTTGGATTCATTGAAGAGAGTAAGACTGTTcactactctttttttttttccgtcaaaggTTTTCATTAAACAGGGCCTAAGCCACAAAATTACAAAGCCCACTACGGAGCACACAGTCCACAGAAGAGCACCCAGTACCCAAATGGGCTACAAAACCGACAGGCCCAACTTGGAAAACCCTAATACCCGAAGCTCTAAACGACGCTGGCTTCTCGAAAATCAGATCTTGAGTGGAGGCCACGTGTAACCATCTTCGGAAAAGAGGGACACGCGTCGCTACAGCCATCACCTCGTCGCCGCTTCTCACCAAACCACTTCTCACCATCGTCCGGCGAACCACAAATCGAATCGCCGAACACACCGGAGTTCATCACTCCCTTAGCTTCATCGCAATCATCTTCATCTCTTGAGGAATCATAACCCAGGAAGCATCAATCGCCGAAGCGAGAGCTAAAACTACAAACAGTGACCACCCTCCTCAAAGGATAAAATGTCGCGCACAAACAAACGCCACCCTCGACTGAGAGCTTCCCTCGTCCTCCGACGAGATCTCATCCATCATAAACCTACCAGACCCATAATCTAACAAGATAAGCAAACTAAAATTAACCATAACCCAGAAATAGGGCGCCAAAATCCGACAGCGCAAGGCAAGAGATCGCCTTCACGCCCCGACAACAAGACCGGAGTCGATGGATCTTTAGGAGCCTCCACCTCCCGGAAGAAAAACCGGCAGCGACGGATCTATGGTAGCCTCCATCTCCCGGACTCACACCTTGAACTTGCGAGCCTATCTTCTCACGCCCTGAGTCTCCACCGTGCGCGTCTTCCCTCCAAGCGAGGAGCCACCGTTGAAGATGGCGCCAATCCAGAGCTCGGACAAGGCGAACAGTTAGAGAAGGCAGAGAAGAGGCAATAGAAGCAGCTTGACGGAAGAAACAAAGGTACCGGCGGTggcacggacgctcacgcgccggccgaCCGCCGATTCCGAAACTAGATCGCCTTTCTCTCTCTTTGGTCTCTCTTTTGTAAATCTACAAAAAGTGGATTTCGTCCAAAGAATATTCTTATCGGGCCGCAGGCCCTCCACCGAAGACCGACGACCGCGCCGCGGCGGCGCGCGCGTGGTAAGACTGTTCACTACTCTGTCTGTCTCTTTTCACATGCTCATTTTCTCTCCTTTTTTTCTGAAGCCCACTAGATTCTCTCTTCTTACACACCTATAATCTACCATTCTTTACATACAATATCTATGTACTTAAttcacacacatacataaaaTAACTTTGATATAACCTTCAAAATTTATTGTTTCCTAAAACATGTctgagtttataaataattcgaTTAGTAACATTGTTAAATAGTATAACTACGGAGTATAACACAAGATTTGCCAAACTAAATCGTACTATCCTTGAGGgagaaaaattatttaaatcaaaattttgaagcTAGGTTTTAATTTATTTCGCGATTTTGTATGCGTTTCAACAACTAACCATCATACTAACCTCTAAAATGTGTGATCGTATATTATATGTAGAGATGCTCTAAGATGGTATCTAAACACTCATCTCTCGTTATaattaacaaataataaatcgGTTTTATTGTGATGCCATCCCATGATGAAACCAACAATACATTTAACAGTTAACTTGTTGGATTcctgattttattttgagataaaaaaaaatctgtcaaCTCAACGTAAAGAATGGCAAGAGCAAGCAAACTTTGGAAGGCATGCACAGCAGCACAGGGCTAAAGGGAACAAATCTGGCAGGAATTGTTAAACCAGATAAATTTCATGTCATACTCTTATGAGCTTTAGCTTTggcgtgtgtgtgtgtggagTTTAGAGCAACATAGACTCTGGGGTCTCGATGTAGCCCTTGAATGCTTTCAACCATTCAGCTCCAATGGCACCTGCACAAGTAAACGACTTACTATTAGACCTTTTCCATGTGATGATGATAATAACGGCGTAGGAATAGACGTGGATATGTAC is part of the Raphanus sativus cultivar WK10039 chromosome 5, ASM80110v3, whole genome shotgun sequence genome and harbors:
- the LOC108830445 gene encoding growth-regulating factor 5-like; the encoded protein is MMNESGINGRTTDRPPFTPTQWQELEHQALIYKYMVSGVPVPPELIFSIRRSLDSSLVSRLIPHQSIGWGCYQMGFGTKPDPEPGRCRRTDGKKWRCSREAHPDSKYCEKHMHRGRNRAKKTLDQNQTTAPLTSPYLSFPNKDSPISPTLSSSSSSSPFIDLYSRFGAGSSNSYPYPSSPKQQQTLQHASALSLHQNTSTSHFNVLASETDHKDFRSFQGIGERTLFPEASKSFQESPYHHQQALAAAMNDSYHGSSSGHHHHTYSSSSSSSQHQDHHQQQQCFVLGADIFNKPTRTVLTNTSRLSDQNQKEEEKDSSETKKSIHHFFGEDWAQNKNSSDSWLDLSSQSRLDTGS